The Alkalihalobacillus sp. LMS6 genomic interval TTACTGGCTTTACTTTCTTTAATCGCTTGCGCTACCGCATGGGCCGTTTCTAAAGCACAAATGATTCCTTCATGCTCTGCCAGCATACGAAGGGCCGTAAGCGCCTCTTCATCCGTCACCGCTTCATAGCGTACACGCTTTGAATCTGCTAAATAAGCGTGCTCTGGACCGACTCCTGGGTAATCGAGGCCTGCAGAAATTGAATACGGTTCTGTAATTTGACCAACCTCGTCTTGAAGTAAATACGTTAAAGAACCATGAATGATTCCTTTTGTTCCTTTTGTAATCGTTGCAGCATGCTGGTTCGTCTCTACGCCGTAACCTGCTGCTTCCACACCAATTAGTTCAACGTCTTCGTCAATAAAAGGATAAAACATACCGATTGCATTGCTCCCGCCACCAACACAAGCAATGATTGTTTCAGGTAACGAATCGTATTCTGTAACCATCTGCTCCTTTGCTTCATCGCCGATAATGCGTTGAAAATTGCGCACCATCTTCGGGTAAGGGTGTGGACCTACCACAGACCCGATAATATAAAAGGTATCCTCAGCATGCGTCACCCAATGACGAATCGCTTCATTCGTCGCGTCTTTTAATGTCCGACTTCCGCTTACAGCCGGAATTACTTTTGCTCCTAACAATTCCATTCGAAATACATTGAGCTTTTGTCGTTCCATATCGGTTTCTCCCATATAAATGAGGCATTCCATACCGAATTTTGCCGCTACCGTTGCGGTTGCGACTCCATGCTGACCAGCGCCAGTTTCGGCAACTACTTTTGTCTTCCCCATCCGTTTTGCTAGAAGGGCTTGCCCGAGAGCATTATTTAATTTATGAGCCCCTGTATGCAAAAGATCCTCTCTTTTGAGGTAAATCTTTACGTCATCACCAAGGGCCTTACTAAATTGATCCGCATAGGTGATCGGTGTTTTTCGACCAGCAAATTGTTGAAGAAGGTTATCCAACTCTGCCTGAAATTGCTCATCTTCTAACGCCTCATCAAGGGCCAATTCTAACTCTTCAATCGCGCTCATTAATGTTTCCGGAACGTATTGTCCGCCGTATTCTCCAAATCGACCTTGTTTAGTAGGGTAAACGTCTGTTTTCATATTGCTCCATCACCTCTTCTAATTCTTCAATGGCGTGTTGATCTTTTTTTCCATTTCGCTCGATCCCACTCGAGAGATCAAGTCCGTATACGTCATACTGCAATAGCGCTTGAACATTCGTACGATTAATTCCTCCTGCAATCAAAAGAGGTTTCTTGTAGGGGCTTAGTACATCTATAAAACCAGGGATTTTTCTCCATTCAAACGTTTTGCCCGTACCTCCCCATGCGTGACTTGTTTTTGTATCAAGCAAAAGAGCATCAACATGAGGCGCAAACGCGTGTAGCTTTTTGTTTGCCTCTTCATCCACATGGACGGCTTTCCAAATCTTTAAAGCAGGAAAATGAGCACGAAGCTCTTTTACATCTTCTACTGTCTCATTGCCGTGAAGCTGCAGGATTGAAAAGACTTTCGCTTCATAAAGTGCCTTTACGTCTTCTAACGTTGGGTGTACGACTAACGCAACGATTTCTTGGTTATATTCAACAGAATGAAGCCAAGAAATAACGTCGCTAAGCTCAACACGCCGCTTGCTAGCAGCAAATACGAAGCCGATGTACGCACAACCTGCATTCGCTACCACTTGTAGTTCCTCTTTTGAGCCGATTCCGCAATATTTTGTTTTCATCGCAATGCTTTCTCATTTGCAAAAAGAGACTGTATCGCTTTCGCTTGATCGTCTGCTTTCATTAACGTTTCGCCCATTAACACACCCTGTACCCCGAGTTGCTTTAAATAGGATAAATCTGCTCTCGTGCGAATACCGCTCTCAGAAACAACAAGCGACTGCTTAGGCAAATGCTTCAAAATCGTTTCTGTATGAGTAATGTCTGTCCGAAAGGTTTTTAAATCTCTATTATTCACTCCGATCATCTCAGGTTGTACATGGTCTAGCAACGATAAAGCTTCTTCACTGTTATGAACTTCAACTAGACACTCCATTCCAAGGTCATAAGCTTGTTCATATAACGATTGAAGTTTTTCATTGCTTACCACTCCTGCAATTAATAAGATCGCATCTGCACCTAAGCGATACGATTCCTCTACTTGTTTTTCATCAATAATAAAATCTTTTCTTAAAACAGGAAGATGAACAAGGTCTTTCACTTGTTTGATATAGCGCTTCTCCCCTTTAAAGAAAGGAGAATCGGTTAATACACTAATGGCTGAAGCTCCAGCATTTTCATACGTTTGCGCAATCTTAGAAACATTCAAATCAGTAACGAGCAATCCTTTTGATGGAGACGCTTGCTTGATTTCGGCAATTAAGCCGAGATCAAATGAAGAAGACATCAACGCTTGTTTTAGACTTGTTCGATTCACGCTTTCACGTTCAGGCATTTGCAGCGTTCGTACTTCTTCTTTTTTTGATGCGATAATTTCATCAAGCATGTTTTATCCCCCTGTTTTCATTTTGAATGGACGTTAAATAAGTGAATGATTGTTTAGTTAAAAGAGCTGCTTTTGTCCGGTCCACCCCTGCTTGGATCGAATCGACATAATCACCAGCGTACAGAGCGACACCTGCATTAAACACGACGATATCAATCGCTTCACTTGGTGCTTCATTAAGCAAAATTTGATTAATTAACTGGGCACTTTCATAGGATGAGTGAACTTGTATAGCCGATAATGATCCTTGTTTCAAACCATAGTCTTCAGGTTGAATCACATAAGAGTGTGTTTCTCCTGCTTTTACATCAACAAGATACGTTTTCCCGTGTATTGCACATTCATCAAGACCATCGGCACCACTCACAACGATCGAATGGGCTGTTCCTAATCGATTTAACACTTGACCAATTTGGTCAGCAGTCGAGCGGCTGTTTACGCCAAGCAACTGATGTTGTGCTCCTGCAGGGTTTGTTAACGGACCAAGCAAGTTAAAAATACTTCGGAACCCGAGCTCTTTTCTTGTTTTCATCACATGTTTCATCGATGGATGATAAAGTGGCGCAAACATAAAACAAAGAGATTGTCGCTTTAACTTTTCTGCAGCTTCTGTAACGGTCGACTGAATATCAATTCCGAGTGCTTCGAATACATCCGCACTGCCTGTCTTGGATGATACAGAGCGATTGCCATGTTTCGTTACTGGTATATTCATTGACGCTAATACGATTGCAGTCGCCGTCGAGATATTAAACGTGGACAAACCATCGCCACCTGTTCCACACGTATCAATGGTCCGTTCCGTTTGTAGAGGAAATGGTTCTGCCATGTTACGCATCGCACGGGCAAAGCCAACAAGCTCATCTACTGTTTCGCCACGGAAGCGTAACAGTGTAATGAAACTAGCAATTTGGCTATCTGTTAATCGTCCAAGCATAATCTCAGACATTAATAATTCAGCATCATGTTCTGATAATGTCTCGTGGTTTAAGCAACGGTTTAACAATTCATTTATCATCGCGAGCACCTTCATTTCTATAGCAAGCATGATAAAGAACTTCTTTATTTACATATGGTTTTTGTTTGGATTCATTTAAAGGTGAAGAGTGAAGTCGCTTTGTTTGCATACAAGCAATCACAACAGACTTCTTCAATTTACGATTTGTTTTTTGTGTAGGGGAAATTACCTTCATTTATCACTCACTCCTTGTGATGTGAAAATGAAGAGCGGTTGGAGGTTGACGCTTCTCCGTAAGCATATATTTTATTTAGAAGGGGTTATATTACTTCGTCTCTATTCGCTCCGCTCTACTCATTCTCAACTAGTCTCTACTCTAAACTCTACTCAACTATTACTTGCACGTATTCTAACGTAAAATAGGATCGGCGTCAACCATTTTCATTACCCGTTATTGACTAAATCTGGACGTAATACAGTCGCTCCATTTAAAAAAATATGTTGAATGTTTTCTTGTTGTTTTACTGTTTGGGCCGTCATCATGATGCGAATACAAAGAGGCAAACTACCCTTTACTGGGATTTCTCGTGCGCACATGACGGGAACATAATCATACCCATCTAAATTTCGTAATGCTTTTGCCGGAAAGCAATCATTGATATCTGCTGTCACCGTGATAAGCACTTGTGCAATATCAGGTGCATCGATGCCGTTCTCGGCGACCATCTTTCTTAAAAGACGTTCTGTTTCGACTTCAATTTCTTTTGCTTCATTGTTTTCTACTGTTGTAGCTCCTCGAATTCCTCTTATCACAACAAATCGCCCCCTTCAATTTCAATCAAAAAACGTTTTTAGCTCGGTCGCATCAATTGCCTCTATTGAAGCGTCTCCAACTGCCTCTAGCAGAACATAGTTTAACGTTCCATGACGCGCTTTCTTATCCTTCATCATTTGCGCGAGTAAATTCTCACTCTTTAATACTTGCGGTACCGTGAGGCGATAACCAAGTGACGCTAACCATTCAAGATAGACGGATGATGAAAAATCACGACCTTTTTTTTGTTCACTCACTTTTAGCGCAAAAGCCATTCCAATTGCAACCGCTTCTCCGTGTGTGAGTGCTCCATAGCCCATTTCACCTTCGATTGCGTGGCCTAGAGTATGACCAAAATTCAAGATGCCACGAATCCCCATTTCTTTCTCGTCTTGTTGAACAATGTCCGCTTTTAAAGCGACTGCTTTTCCGATCATATACTCAAGTTTTTTTTCGTCTTGAATCGGCAACTGCGCAACTTCCGCTTTAAGCCATAGCAAAAAGTCTTTATCCGCAATAAACCCCATTTTTACAATTTCAGCAAAACCAGACCGCCATTCTTGATTTGGCAATGTTCGTAAAAGATCCGGATCATATAGGACCAACTCCGGTTGGTGGAACAATCCCACGATATTTTTTCCTTTTGCTAAGTTAATCGCCACTTTTCCCCCAACGCTTGAATCGTGGGCAAGCAGAGTCGTTGGCACTTGGACAAAGCGAATGCCTCTCATATACGTACCCGCAACAAACCCAGCAAGATCTCCCGTAACGCCACCCCCAAAAGCAATGATGACAGAAGATCGATCTAACCCAAAAGCGTAGCAATCATTTAGTAGCTGTTCATACTGTTGAAACGACTTAGATTGTTCTCCACTTGGCACAACTGAAACGTGTATATTCGCTGTATGAAATGTTTGTAAAAACGCCTCTAAGTAATAAGAAGCGACATGTTGATCAACGATCACAAGGTAGCTTGAAGCAGGGATCATCTTTTCTATGTAATGCCCAGCCTGGTTTATTAGACCAGACCGAATCATCACTTCATAGGTTTTTTCACTCGTTTGGACAGAAATTTTCATATTAAAATCCCTTTGCTTTCTCCATTTGACGGGAGACCGCTTGTTGTAAATCTTCTATTTGATCAGCAGGAAATGTATCTAATACACTGCAAGCTACTTCCCACGCCACTACGTTCTCGCACACAACCGAAGCTGCCGGAACTGCACAACTATCTGAACGCTCAACCCCAGCATCAAATGCTTCTTTGCTTTCAATATCTACGCTCTTTAATGGTTTATAAAGAGTTGGTATCGGCTTCATGACGCCTTTGACAATGACTGGCATACCGTTTGTCATACCACCTTCAAAGCCACCGAGGTTATTGGTACGACGTCGGTAGCCTTCCTCTTGATTCCAAATAATTTCGTCATGGACTTGACTACCTGGACGGTTCGCCGCTTCAAACCCTAAGCCAATTTCAACGCCTTTAAACGCGTTAATGCTCATGACTGCACCGGCGATTTTACCATCAAGCTTGCGGTCATAGTGAACATGACTTCCTAACCCGATCGGAAGCCCTTCAACAACGACTTCAACGACCCCACCAATACTGTCACCATCTTGTTTAGCTTGATCAATGGCTTCCATCATTTTTGCGCCAGCCTGTTCATCTAAACAGCGGACAGGCGATACTTCAGAACGTTCCTGAATGTCCTTAACAGAAAGATGCTCTTCAACATTCGCTTCAATTCCACCAATGATTCGAACGTGCCCTGCAACGTCAACGTTAATTGCCCTTAGGATTACTTTTGCTAGGGCACCACATGCTACCCGCACCGTTGTTTCTCGAGCAGAGGAGCGCTCAAGAACATCCCGCATATCACGATGACCATATTTAATGGCACCATTTAAGTCAGCATGACCTGGACGGGGTCGAGTTAAACGACGACGCATTTTATCTTCTTCTTCCTTTGAAATCGGCGCTGAGCCCATAATTTTTGTCCAGTTTTTCCAATCGTTGTTTTCAACGACAAACGTAATCGGCGCCCCAGTTGTATACCCGTGTCTGACCCCACTCAAAATTTTCACTTGGTCTTTTTCAATTTGCATGCGGCGTCCTCGACCATAGCCACCCTGTCTTCGCACAAGTTCCCGATTAATATCGTCTTCCACAAGACGTAATTGTGCAGGAACCCCTTCTATAATTGTTGTTAGCTGCGGCCCGTGTGATTCTCCCGCTGTCAAAAACCTCATTCTTTCCACTCCTTCAACCATTCACTTTATCACTTTTACGCGCTAAATTATCTAAAATTATACCAACTATGAATCT includes:
- the trpD gene encoding anthranilate phosphoribosyltransferase — encoded protein: MINELLNRCLNHETLSEHDAELLMSEIMLGRLTDSQIASFITLLRFRGETVDELVGFARAMRNMAEPFPLQTERTIDTCGTGGDGLSTFNISTATAIVLASMNIPVTKHGNRSVSSKTGSADVFEALGIDIQSTVTEAAEKLKRQSLCFMFAPLYHPSMKHVMKTRKELGFRSIFNLLGPLTNPAGAQHQLLGVNSRSTADQIGQVLNRLGTAHSIVVSGADGLDECAIHGKTYLVDVKAGETHSYVIQPEDYGLKQGSLSAIQVHSSYESAQLINQILLNEAPSEAIDIVVFNAGVALYAGDYVDSIQAGVDRTKAALLTKQSFTYLTSIQNENRGIKHA
- a CDS encoding phosphoribosylanthranilate isomerase, with amino-acid sequence MKTKYCGIGSKEELQVVANAGCAYIGFVFAASKRRVELSDVISWLHSVEYNQEIVALVVHPTLEDVKALYEAKVFSILQLHGNETVEDVKELRAHFPALKIWKAVHVDEEANKKLHAFAPHVDALLLDTKTSHAWGGTGKTFEWRKIPGFIDVLSPYKKPLLIAGGINRTNVQALLQYDVYGLDLSSGIERNGKKDQHAIEELEEVMEQYENRRLPY
- the trpB gene encoding tryptophan synthase subunit beta, with the protein product MKTDVYPTKQGRFGEYGGQYVPETLMSAIEELELALDEALEDEQFQAELDNLLQQFAGRKTPITYADQFSKALGDDVKIYLKREDLLHTGAHKLNNALGQALLAKRMGKTKVVAETGAGQHGVATATVAAKFGMECLIYMGETDMERQKLNVFRMELLGAKVIPAVSGSRTLKDATNEAIRHWVTHAEDTFYIIGSVVGPHPYPKMVRNFQRIIGDEAKEQMVTEYDSLPETIIACVGGGSNAIGMFYPFIDEDVELIGVEAAGYGVETNQHAATITKGTKGIIHGSLTYLLQDEVGQITEPYSISAGLDYPGVGPEHAYLADSKRVRYEAVTDEEALTALRMLAEHEGIICALETAHAVAQAIKESKASKKSSILICLSGRGDKDMHTLYKNFEGGETN
- the trpC gene encoding indole-3-glycerol phosphate synthase TrpC — protein: MLDEIIASKKEEVRTLQMPERESVNRTSLKQALMSSSFDLGLIAEIKQASPSKGLLVTDLNVSKIAQTYENAGASAISVLTDSPFFKGEKRYIKQVKDLVHLPVLRKDFIIDEKQVEESYRLGADAILLIAGVVSNEKLQSLYEQAYDLGMECLVEVHNSEEALSLLDHVQPEMIGVNNRDLKTFRTDITHTETILKHLPKQSLVVSESGIRTRADLSYLKQLGVQGVLMGETLMKADDQAKAIQSLFANEKALR
- the aroC gene encoding chorismate synthase; its protein translation is MRFLTAGESHGPQLTTIIEGVPAQLRLVEDDINRELVRRQGGYGRGRRMQIEKDQVKILSGVRHGYTTGAPITFVVENNDWKNWTKIMGSAPISKEEEDKMRRRLTRPRPGHADLNGAIKYGHRDMRDVLERSSARETTVRVACGALAKVILRAINVDVAGHVRIIGGIEANVEEHLSVKDIQERSEVSPVRCLDEQAGAKMMEAIDQAKQDGDSIGGVVEVVVEGLPIGLGSHVHYDRKLDGKIAGAVMSINAFKGVEIGLGFEAANRPGSQVHDEIIWNQEEGYRRRTNNLGGFEGGMTNGMPVIVKGVMKPIPTLYKPLKSVDIESKEAFDAGVERSDSCAVPAASVVCENVVAWEVACSVLDTFPADQIEDLQQAVSRQMEKAKGF
- the aroB gene encoding 3-dehydroquinate synthase codes for the protein MKISVQTSEKTYEVMIRSGLINQAGHYIEKMIPASSYLVIVDQHVASYYLEAFLQTFHTANIHVSVVPSGEQSKSFQQYEQLLNDCYAFGLDRSSVIIAFGGGVTGDLAGFVAGTYMRGIRFVQVPTTLLAHDSSVGGKVAINLAKGKNIVGLFHQPELVLYDPDLLRTLPNQEWRSGFAEIVKMGFIADKDFLLWLKAEVAQLPIQDEKKLEYMIGKAVALKADIVQQDEKEMGIRGILNFGHTLGHAIEGEMGYGALTHGEAVAIGMAFALKVSEQKKGRDFSSSVYLEWLASLGYRLTVPQVLKSENLLAQMMKDKKARHGTLNYVLLEAVGDASIEAIDATELKTFFD
- the aroH gene encoding chorismate mutase → MIRGIRGATTVENNEAKEIEVETERLLRKMVAENGIDAPDIAQVLITVTADINDCFPAKALRNLDGYDYVPVMCAREIPVKGSLPLCIRIMMTAQTVKQQENIQHIFLNGATVLRPDLVNNG